From the genome of Hathewaya histolytica, one region includes:
- the trmB gene encoding tRNA (guanosine(46)-N7)-methyltransferase TrmB yields the protein MRLRKNWSARPQMEASKFCIYNPYELKGKWNESFENENDIHLELGCGRGTYICEMAKRHPEINFIAVDLKDEVLIYVLRKIEEENLENVRIMPLNIMLMKDVFEKDEISRIYLNFSTPWPKPRHNKRRLTYVSFLKMYKNFLKEGGEIWCKTDNEPFFMDSTTYFKEENFKLRYLTFDLHRSIYNETNIRTEYEEKFSGMGMNIMFLIAELTAEDK from the coding sequence ATGCGTCTTAGAAAAAATTGGTCAGCAAGACCTCAAATGGAAGCTAGTAAATTTTGCATATATAATCCATATGAACTTAAAGGAAAATGGAATGAATCATTCGAAAATGAAAATGATATACATCTGGAATTAGGCTGTGGAAGAGGAACGTACATATGTGAAATGGCAAAAAGACATCCAGAGATAAACTTTATTGCTGTAGATCTAAAAGATGAAGTGCTAATTTATGTACTAAGAAAAATAGAAGAAGAAAACTTAGAAAACGTAAGAATAATGCCACTTAATATAATGCTTATGAAAGATGTCTTTGAGAAGGATGAAATAAGTAGAATATATCTAAACTTTTCAACACCTTGGCCAAAACCAAGACACAATAAGAGAAGATTAACTTACGTAAGTTTCTTAAAGATGTATAAAAACTTTTTAAAAGAAGGTGGAGAAATATGGTGTAAAACAGATAATGAACCATTCTTCATGGACTCCACCACATACTTTAAAGAAGAAAATTTCAAACTAAGATATTTAACCTTTGATCTTCATAGGAGTATTTACAATGAAACAAATATAAGAACAGAATATGAAGAAAAATTCTCAGGTATGGGCATGAACATAATGTTTTTAATAGCAGAATTAACGGCTGAAGACAAATAA
- a CDS encoding DUF421 domain-containing protein: MKEVIEILFRGCVGFFTLLILARILGKQQISQLTFFDYVLGITIGSTAATMTSELDSPLWPHLVGLFVWFGLGFLMQLITLKSRYVSKIMEGEPEIVIMEGKIMENVLRKMRYRVSDLMEQLRIKGIFDLSEIQYAILECDGGVSVVKKAENDPVTLKDLKLKPDKTGINIELIYDGKIVEQNLKDLNRNKAWLEKKLKEQNVNDYKEVFLATVNPKGEVYIDTYKDKLRKIIDIGDFKGPY, translated from the coding sequence GTGAAGGAAGTTATTGAGATTTTATTTAGAGGGTGTGTAGGTTTTTTTACACTTTTAATTCTTGCGAGGATACTTGGAAAACAACAAATAAGCCAACTAACTTTTTTTGATTATGTATTGGGTATAACTATAGGCTCTACAGCAGCCACCATGACATCGGAACTAGATAGTCCATTATGGCCACATTTAGTAGGACTTTTTGTATGGTTTGGATTAGGGTTTCTAATGCAATTAATAACTTTAAAGTCTAGATATGTGTCAAAGATAATGGAAGGTGAACCTGAAATTGTTATAATGGAAGGAAAAATCATGGAAAATGTATTAAGAAAAATGAGATATCGAGTATCTGATCTTATGGAACAACTTAGAATAAAAGGAATATTTGATCTATCTGAAATCCAGTATGCAATATTAGAGTGTGATGGAGGGGTATCCGTAGTAAAAAAAGCAGAGAACGACCCTGTAACTCTTAAAGATTTAAAGTTAAAACCAGATAAAACTGGCATCAATATAGAACTTATTTATGATGGTAAAATTGTAGAACAAAATTTAAAAGATTTAAACAGGAATAAGGCATGGCTTGAAAAGAAACTAAAAGAGCAGAATGTAAATGATTATAAGGAGGTATTCTTAGCAACTGTAAATCCAAAGGGAGAAGTATACATCGACACTTATAAAGATAAATTAAGAAAAATAATAGATATAGGGGACTTTAAGGGTCCATATTAG
- a CDS encoding ABC transporter permease, whose translation MKELLTLIIYNFKRIFRNKGNIVSYFIVPIVISVLLINVLSGSSGNKISIYIENKDKGIFSRDLIERLKTEGNFQIKESKINNVKEEIMKEKIDVALIIPENFTDSMYIGNPKKVELITLKGEEVTHFISGAINIYINNLKDIYKYSKGNREEFNSIYKSYSAEGIKVEEVKIKDLSRNKGATTFALGFFIMFMILFASSISRLILKDNLSGMSKRICITKIDEKKYILGNVITNLLILMVQSLAVVLILERLIKISTFIPLKYIILILWTFSLCAVALSMLIISFSRSMNGASILTSLIITPTSMLSGSFWPREIMPKFILDISNFIPQTWAIDAFSRASKGEGIEKFYINILIILGFSAMFFIFATFKSKSHEKYI comes from the coding sequence ATGAAGGAGTTATTAACTTTAATTATATATAATTTTAAAAGGATTTTTAGAAACAAAGGGAATATAGTATCTTATTTTATAGTGCCTATAGTAATTAGTGTACTTCTTATAAATGTTTTAAGTGGATCATCAGGAAATAAAATAAGTATTTATATAGAAAATAAGGATAAGGGAATATTTTCTCGTGATTTAATAGAAAGACTAAAAACTGAAGGGAATTTTCAAATAAAAGAGTCAAAAATTAATAACGTAAAAGAAGAAATAATGAAAGAAAAAATTGATGTAGCACTTATAATTCCAGAAAATTTCACAGACAGTATGTATATTGGTAATCCTAAAAAAGTAGAACTAATAACCTTAAAAGGAGAAGAAGTTACACATTTTATAAGTGGTGCTATTAATATTTATATAAATAATTTAAAGGATATATATAAATACTCAAAGGGAAATAGAGAAGAGTTTAACTCCATATATAAAAGTTATAGTGCAGAAGGTATAAAAGTAGAAGAAGTTAAAATAAAGGATTTATCAAGAAATAAAGGCGCTACAACCTTTGCTTTAGGATTTTTTATAATGTTTATGATATTATTTGCATCCTCTATATCAAGACTTATATTAAAAGATAACTTAAGTGGAATGAGTAAAAGAATTTGTATTACAAAAATAGATGAGAAAAAATATATTCTAGGAAATGTTATAACTAACTTACTAATTCTAATGGTACAAAGTCTTGCAGTGGTTTTAATACTAGAGAGGCTAATCAAAATAAGTACTTTTATTCCACTTAAATATATAATACTTATTTTATGGACTTTTTCCTTATGTGCTGTAGCTTTAAGTATGCTTATAATATCTTTTTCAAGGAGTATGAATGGTGCATCTATACTTACAAGTCTAATAATTACTCCAACATCTATGCTATCAGGTTCCTTTTGGCCAAGAGAAATTATGCCTAAATTTATACTAGATATATCTAATTTTATTCCTCAAACTTGGGCTATAGATGCATTTAGTAGAGCAAGCAAGGGTGAGGGCATAGAAAAATTTTATATAAATATTTTAATAATTCTAGGGTTTTCTGCGATGTTTTTTATATTTGCAACATTTAAAAGTAAGTCTCATGAGAAGTATATATAA
- a CDS encoding glycerophosphodiester phosphodiesterase, with protein sequence MYPFNNLLKHTFKDFKNGFYINMKFEAIYKLITAFILLPLMSMCLNYFISLSGRKTITNNELIKFSTSKEGLCAFLILCVITSISIILEIGTLIIIAKNTYMGVKISLKEAFFLSLNNLSKIFSISSISIILYITFLVPLLGIGMTSSLITSLKIPSFILDWILQYPLGITLLIMSIIIAYFLLIRWIFTMHIAILENKSFKESLKDSSNLCKGNYFYIFKNLFLSQLILWIISMLFFFLSNIAIGLIIKRIGVSSFTSLAILSLYSIIISILLLLFTLFSSPFNTIIITRLYFSLRPSYTEPSNLKYYNKDKNYMSFKTVKKNKKFVSALVLIFLSLSLALTSILSYTESQKNDVNITAHRGNSLDAPENSKSAIEYAIKDKAHYAEIDVQETKDGEVVLTHDSNFKRTADVNKYVWQTTLPEIKKFDIGSKFDPKFKGETVPTLEEIIKISKNKIKLNIEIKTHGREKYLIKKVADLIKKYNLEEQCVVTSLNYKALLEIKKLNPKIKIGYIMYIALGDLAELKVDFYSIEESNVTKDLVNKAHLIGREIHIWTIDDSSKAETLIDMGVDNIITNKPEEMLQIIEKSKNKTIMEKLLGGI encoded by the coding sequence TTGTATCCTTTTAACAATTTACTAAAACATACATTTAAAGACTTTAAAAATGGCTTTTATATAAATATGAAGTTTGAAGCAATCTATAAACTAATTACAGCTTTTATATTGCTTCCCCTAATGTCTATGTGTTTAAACTATTTTATTTCTTTAAGTGGACGAAAAACAATCACAAATAATGAACTTATAAAATTCTCTACTAGTAAGGAAGGATTATGTGCTTTTCTAATATTATGTGTTATAACAAGTATTTCTATAATCCTTGAAATTGGCACTCTTATAATTATAGCCAAGAATACTTATATGGGGGTAAAAATCTCTCTAAAAGAAGCATTTTTTCTTTCCCTAAATAATCTTTCAAAAATTTTTAGTATAAGTTCAATAAGTATAATTTTATATATTACTTTTTTAGTTCCTCTTCTAGGTATAGGAATGACATCAAGTTTAATCACTAGCTTAAAGATTCCTAGCTTCATACTAGACTGGATACTTCAATATCCCCTAGGTATAACTCTTTTAATAATGTCAATAATTATAGCTTATTTCCTCTTAATAAGATGGATATTTACAATGCATATAGCAATATTAGAAAATAAAAGTTTTAAGGAATCCCTTAAAGATAGTAGTAATCTCTGCAAAGGAAATTACTTTTATATATTTAAAAACTTATTTTTATCTCAATTAATTTTGTGGATAATAAGCATGTTATTCTTTTTCCTATCAAATATAGCTATAGGCTTAATTATAAAAAGAATCGGGGTTTCCTCTTTTACTTCTCTAGCAATTTTATCATTATATTCTATAATAATAAGTATTTTACTGTTACTTTTCACATTGTTTTCATCACCATTTAATACAATTATAATTACTAGGCTTTATTTCTCATTAAGACCAAGTTATACAGAGCCCTCTAATTTAAAATACTATAATAAAGATAAAAATTATATGTCCTTTAAAACAGTTAAAAAAAATAAAAAGTTTGTAAGTGCTCTAGTTTTAATATTTCTATCTTTAAGTTTAGCCTTAACTTCAATATTATCCTACACTGAATCTCAGAAAAATGATGTAAACATAACTGCCCATAGAGGAAACTCCTTAGATGCGCCTGAAAACAGTAAATCTGCCATAGAATATGCTATAAAAGATAAAGCACACTATGCAGAAATAGATGTTCAAGAAACTAAAGATGGTGAAGTGGTACTAACTCACGATAGCAATTTTAAAAGGACTGCTGATGTAAATAAATATGTGTGGCAAACAACCTTACCTGAAATTAAAAAATTTGATATAGGAAGTAAATTTGACCCTAAATTTAAGGGAGAAACTGTACCTACCCTAGAAGAAATAATTAAGATTTCTAAAAATAAAATAAAACTCAACATAGAAATAAAAACTCACGGTCGTGAAAAATACTTAATAAAAAAAGTAGCAGATCTTATAAAGAAATATAACTTAGAAGAGCAATGTGTAGTAACTTCATTAAACTATAAAGCTCTTTTAGAAATTAAGAAGTTAAACCCTAAGATAAAAATTGGGTATATAATGTATATAGCACTAGGAGACTTAGCAGAACTAAAAGTAGATTTCTACAGCATTGAAGAAAGCAACGTAACCAAAGATCTTGTAAATAAAGCACATCTTATAGGACGCGAAATACACATTTGGACCATAGATGACTCATCAAAAGCTGAAACTTTAATAGACATGGGCGTAGATAACATAATAACCAATAAACCAGAAGAAATGCTGCAAATTATAGAAAAATCTAAGAATAAAACTATAATGGAAAAATTACTTGGGGGAATTTAG
- a CDS encoding L-cysteine desulfidase family protein: MQKHNKDYFLNLLKSEVVPALGCTEPIAVALAAAKARETLDMEPESIAVLVSPNILKNGMGVGIPGTGMVGLHVAAALGSVGGDPKAYLEVLKNITKEHIEKAKNFVKSEKVLVNAKKDLCKLYVEVTLKAKNRTATVKIKDKHSSIVEVTLDDKVIFQNEEIAVDSADCPKAEDFIDHTTVDEIYEFATTVDFEDIKFILEGAKMNMEIAEYGLKNDCGLRVGKTLYKNIQRDILKEDIQNYAMALTAAASDARMSGCMLPVMSNSGSGNQGITVMVPVVATHTRLNLGEEKLARALILSNLIAIHIKSYLGRLSALCGCVVAAAGSSSGIVYLLDGTLEEVKYAIKNMAGNIVGMICDGAKTGCALKVSTGVSAAVMSALLALDHIEISDQDGIIHKDTEITIKNLAKIGTKGMSETDKIILDIMTCK; this comes from the coding sequence ATGCAAAAACATAATAAAGATTACTTTCTTAACCTTTTAAAAAGCGAGGTAGTACCAGCCCTAGGGTGTACTGAACCTATCGCTGTAGCCTTAGCAGCAGCGAAAGCTAGAGAAACACTAGACATGGAACCAGAGTCAATAGCGGTTTTGGTAAGTCCAAATATATTAAAAAATGGTATGGGTGTCGGAATTCCTGGTACAGGCATGGTAGGTTTACATGTGGCTGCAGCTCTTGGTTCTGTAGGTGGTGATCCTAAAGCTTACCTTGAAGTACTTAAAAATATTACAAAAGAACATATAGAAAAAGCTAAAAATTTTGTTAAAAGTGAAAAAGTTTTAGTTAATGCTAAAAAAGATCTCTGTAAACTCTATGTAGAAGTTACCTTAAAGGCTAAAAACCGAACTGCTACAGTTAAAATAAAAGACAAACATTCAAGTATTGTAGAAGTAACTTTAGATGATAAAGTTATATTTCAAAACGAAGAAATAGCTGTAGATTCAGCTGATTGTCCTAAAGCTGAAGACTTTATAGACCATACAACTGTAGACGAAATTTATGAATTTGCTACAACTGTTGACTTTGAAGATATAAAGTTCATATTAGAAGGCGCTAAAATGAATATGGAAATCGCAGAATATGGACTTAAAAATGATTGTGGACTTAGAGTAGGAAAAACATTATATAAGAATATACAAAGAGATATATTAAAAGAAGATATTCAAAATTATGCTATGGCATTAACAGCCGCTGCATCTGATGCTCGTATGTCTGGATGTATGTTACCTGTTATGAGTAACTCTGGCAGCGGAAATCAAGGTATAACTGTTATGGTTCCTGTAGTTGCAACTCATACAAGGTTAAATTTAGGAGAAGAAAAACTAGCAAGAGCCTTAATACTTTCAAATCTAATAGCAATCCATATAAAGTCTTACCTTGGAAGACTCTCAGCTCTATGCGGATGTGTTGTTGCCGCTGCTGGCTCGAGTTCTGGCATAGTATATCTTTTAGATGGCACACTTGAAGAAGTTAAATATGCTATTAAAAATATGGCTGGAAACATAGTTGGGATGATTTGTGATGGTGCAAAAACTGGATGTGCTTTAAAGGTATCCACAGGGGTTAGTGCTGCTGTTATGTCTGCTCTACTTGCCCTTGATCATATCGAAATATCAGACCAAGATGGTATAATACACAAAGATACAGAAATAACTATTAAAAACTTAGCTAAAATAGGTACAAAAGGTATGTCAGAAACTGATAAAATCATATTAGATATAATGACTTGCAAATAA
- a CDS encoding helix-turn-helix transcriptional regulator yields MNNKIKTLRENNHLTQQELADKLDVSRQTIISLENGRYNPSILLAYKISKLFNLTIEEVFIFE; encoded by the coding sequence ATGAATAATAAGATTAAGACTTTAAGAGAAAACAATCATTTAACTCAGCAAGAACTTGCGGATAAGCTAGATGTTTCAAGACAAACCATAATTTCTTTAGAAAATGGAAGGTATAATCCATCTATTTTACTAGCATATAAAATATCTAAACTTTTTAACTTAACAATTGAAGAAGTTTTTATCTTTGAATAA
- a CDS encoding ABC transporter permease encodes MSIKIRRVLFQYPPFSQAFLSFTEGIKEKGIVFERVEDKKQGEEGIRNNKYLGFLELKDKKLNIYENDQNSVSSSVIKSVIKSFVERYNLTFEIIKRNPSALTEINKVQNNPYTENENLIITGVDKNIRPVGADYYGITMITLIIMYSIFTGISAIISEENRKTRNRIIISPLSKGEFFIGKLLGAFSVTAFQFLIVILVSSTFLKVNFGAKPHMVFLILLSEMIFAISFGICIGLLFKNEGAIMGSMHTLIPILIFLGGGYVPMELMQGKVLQTMTNISPIKWTNSAIFSVIYSNEYSLMNKAIGINMTLAMIFLFASIIKLRRREVL; translated from the coding sequence ATGTCTATTAAGATTAGGAGGGTACTTTTTCAGTACCCTCCATTTTCACAGGCATTTTTAAGTTTTACAGAAGGGATTAAAGAAAAGGGAATAGTTTTTGAAAGAGTAGAAGATAAAAAACAAGGCGAAGAGGGTATACGTAATAATAAATACTTAGGTTTTTTAGAATTGAAAGATAAAAAACTTAATATTTATGAAAATGACCAAAATAGCGTGTCCAGCAGTGTTATAAAAAGTGTTATAAAAAGTTTTGTAGAGAGATACAATTTGACTTTTGAAATAATAAAAAGAAATCCTAGTGCACTTACTGAAATAAATAAGGTTCAGAATAATCCTTATACAGAAAATGAAAATCTAATAATAACTGGAGTAGATAAAAATATAAGACCAGTTGGAGCGGACTATTATGGAATAACCATGATAACACTTATAATTATGTATTCAATATTCACTGGTATTTCTGCTATAATCAGCGAGGAGAATAGAAAAACTAGAAATAGAATTATAATAAGTCCATTAAGTAAAGGTGAATTTTTTATTGGAAAACTTTTAGGAGCATTCTCTGTAACTGCATTTCAATTCCTAATTGTAATTTTGGTTAGCAGTACATTCTTAAAGGTAAACTTTGGCGCAAAACCTCATATGGTATTTTTAATACTCTTATCTGAGATGATATTTGCTATATCTTTTGGTATTTGCATAGGGCTTTTATTTAAAAATGAAGGAGCTATTATGGGTTCGATGCATACTTTAATTCCTATATTGATATTTCTTGGGGGAGGATATGTTCCTATGGAGTTAATGCAGGGAAAAGTACTACAAACAATGACTAATATTTCTCCAATAAAATGGACAAACTCTGCAATTTTTTCAGTAATTTATAGCAATGAGTATAGCTTAATGAATAAAGCCATAGGAATAAATATGACATTAGCTATGATATTTCTTTTTGCAAGTATTATTAAACTTAGAAGAAGGGAGGTATTATAA